In Syntrophorhabdaceae bacterium, the following are encoded in one genomic region:
- a CDS encoding PAS domain-containing protein, translating into MEEAIEKSEHKFRSLFEDSRDAVYIAAKEGGFIDVNQAYLELFGYTREEMVALQAKDAYWNPDDRPTVRKMMEEEGSVKDYEMKLRKKGGAGMECLMTATVKHADDGSVLGYQDMIRDVHFAMLCSLEPSAFLLKNILD; encoded by the coding sequence ATTGAGAAGAGCGAGCATAAGTTTCGTTCCCTCTTTGAAGATTCGAGGGATGCAGTCTATATCGCTGCAAAAGAGGGAGGCTTCATCGACGTCAACCAGGCCTATCTGGAACTGTTCGGTTACACGAGGGAAGAGATGGTTGCCTTGCAGGCAAAAGACGCATATTGGAATCCAGATGATAGGCCTACGGTTAGAAAGATGATGGAGGAAGAGGGTTCTGTAAAGGATTATGAGATGAAACTCCGCAAGAAGGGTGGCGCCGGGATGGAATGCCTGATGACAGCGACAGTCAAGCATGCTGATGATGGAAGTGTACTGGGGTATCAGGACATGATCAGGGACGTGCATTTTGCCATGCTTTGCTCTCTGGAGCCGTCCGCGTTTCTCTTGAAAAATATCCTGGATTGA